The following coding sequences are from one Gemella haemolysans ATCC 10379 window:
- the upp gene encoding uracil phosphoribosyltransferase produces MSKVHVFDHPLIQHKLSFIRDKRTGSKDFRQLTNEVGSLMAYEITRDLPLEDVEVETPIQTTTCKRLAGKKIVFVPILRAGLGMVDGLMNLIPSARVGHVGLYRDPETLQPHEYFVKIPSNPEERHFIVVDPMLATGGSAIAAIDSLKQRGVTDIKFMCLIAAPEGVKALHDAHPDVDIFIAGLDEKLNDHGYIVPGLGDAGDRIFGTK; encoded by the coding sequence ATGTCAAAAGTTCATGTTTTTGATCATCCATTGATCCAACATAAATTATCTTTCATTAGAGATAAAAGAACGGGTTCTAAAGACTTTAGACAACTTACTAATGAAGTAGGTTCTTTAATGGCTTATGAAATTACTCGTGACCTTCCACTGGAGGATGTTGAAGTAGAAACGCCAATCCAAACTACTACTTGTAAACGTCTTGCAGGTAAAAAGATTGTATTCGTTCCAATTCTACGTGCAGGATTAGGAATGGTAGATGGATTAATGAATTTAATCCCATCTGCGAGAGTAGGTCATGTTGGGCTATATCGTGATCCAGAAACGTTACAACCACACGAGTATTTTGTTAAAATTCCTAGCAATCCAGAAGAACGTCACTTTATCGTTGTTGACCCAATGTTAGCAACTGGTGGTTCTGCAATTGCAGCAATTGACTCATTAAAACAACGTGGAGTTACGGATATTAAATTTATGTGTCTAATAGCAGCACCCGAAGGTGTAAAGGCATTACATGATGCACACCCAGATGTAGATATATTTATCGCTGGATTAGATGAAAAACTAAATGACCACGGATACATTGTACCAGGATTAGGGGATGCTGGAGACAGAATCTTCGGAACTAAATAA
- the atpE gene encoding F0F1 ATP synthase subunit C, translating into MVELIGAGLAAGLAAVGAGIGNGFLFGKFIEGVSRQPELESRLKSNAFVLFALVEAVPILAIVISFVILAK; encoded by the coding sequence ATGGTAGAATTAATTGGAGCAGGTTTAGCAGCAGGTTTAGCAGCAGTTGGTGCTGGTATCGGTAACGGATTTTTATTCGGTAAATTTATCGAAGGTGTATCTCGCCAACCAGAATTAGAATCAAGATTAAAATCTAATGCTTTCGTATTATTCGCACTTGTAGAAGCAGTACCTATCTTAGCTATCGTTATTTCATTCGTTATCTTAGCTAAATAA
- a CDS encoding ABC transporter ATP-binding protein, with protein MSFIKINKIDKTFFPGTIREQHALKNVSLEIKDGDFITILGGNGAGKSTFLNALAGSFSLDDGEILIEGKDVSNIVEHKRAGFISRVFQNPLDGTAPRMTVAQNMSLALRRGKVRGFKPGTTKEDRKLFKELLATLDLGLEDRLDSEMGLLSGGQRQAIALLMATMTTPKLLLLDEHTAALDPKTQKKIMELTRQKIEEKKLTALMITHNIQDAVKYGNRIIVLHRGELVRDISKEEKEKLDAKALYELLYNLEESE; from the coding sequence ATGTCATTTATAAAAATTAATAAAATAGATAAAACATTCTTTCCAGGTACGATTAGAGAGCAACATGCTTTAAAAAATGTTAGTCTTGAAATAAAAGATGGTGATTTCATCACGATTCTTGGAGGAAATGGAGCAGGAAAATCAACTTTTCTTAATGCCTTAGCGGGTTCATTCTCGTTAGATGATGGAGAAATCTTAATCGAAGGAAAAGATGTAAGTAATATAGTAGAACACAAGAGAGCAGGATTCATTAGTAGAGTTTTCCAAAATCCACTTGATGGAACAGCTCCTCGTATGACTGTAGCACAGAATATGTCTTTGGCACTTCGACGTGGTAAAGTCAGAGGTTTTAAACCGGGTACTACTAAAGAAGATAGGAAACTTTTTAAAGAATTGCTAGCGACTTTAGACTTAGGGCTTGAAGATAGATTAGATAGTGAGATGGGGCTATTGTCTGGAGGTCAACGTCAAGCTATTGCACTTTTAATGGCAACTATGACCACGCCAAAACTTTTACTTCTTGATGAACATACTGCTGCATTAGACCCAAAAACTCAGAAGAAAATAATGGAGCTTACTCGACAAAAGATTGAAGAGAAAAAATTAACAGCGTTAATGATAACTCACAATATTCAAGATGCAGTGAAATACGGAAATAGAATAATAGTTCTGCACCGTGGAGAGCTAGTTCGTGATATCAGTAAAGAAGAAAAAGAAAAACTTGATGCAAAAGCATTATATGAATTACTTTATAATTTAGAAGAAAGTGAGTAG
- a CDS encoding sensor histidine kinase, giving the protein MLKKNKKLSFFPFKKVSLTFKITLWYTTFIVLLIGSLIIGTFFVSDSVVESGAKKRLIEEVTEISSGADTFTPFEDGVTLSVYDKDGNLVAGSVPRNFKVNDFSLGAISEYKDVNHNKYLYYDSETSSARLGNGKYVRGIVQVTNNINGWILPIIISIGSPFVIMVIMYGGYLIIRSSLKPVRDMTETAEAIAHSNDLSKRIYIEEGTDEVHKLGKVFNEMLETLENSSKRERRFSSDVSHELRTPISVVMAESEYGAKYTDSIEDAKESFEVIERQSKRMASMINQILELARLDSRLEIPKEELPLSDKIKHTLEDYKILFDNKNIKLSINIEENIIVHANEALIMRMIDNLLSNALKYAETEVTVCLARRKSIILEVADDGIGISDNEKKLIWDRFYKVDKSRTTTEDNSSGLGLSITQKIVKLHDGKIAVFDNKPKGTRFVVNL; this is encoded by the coding sequence TTGTTAAAGAAAAATAAGAAACTATCATTCTTTCCATTTAAAAAGGTATCTTTAACTTTTAAAATAACATTATGGTATACGACATTTATAGTTTTACTAATAGGATCGTTAATTATTGGGACATTTTTTGTTAGTGATAGTGTTGTAGAGAGTGGGGCTAAAAAAAGGTTAATAGAAGAGGTAACGGAAATTTCAAGTGGTGCCGATACATTTACTCCATTTGAAGATGGTGTTACATTGTCTGTATATGATAAAGATGGTAATCTTGTTGCAGGATCTGTGCCTAGAAATTTTAAAGTCAACGATTTTAGTCTTGGAGCTATTTCTGAATATAAAGATGTAAATCATAATAAATATTTATACTATGATTCAGAAACCAGTTCTGCTAGATTAGGTAATGGAAAATATGTAAGGGGTATTGTTCAAGTTACTAATAACATTAATGGTTGGATATTACCGATAATTATTAGCATTGGCAGTCCATTTGTTATTATGGTAATAATGTATGGTGGATACTTGATAATAAGAAGTTCATTGAAACCTGTAAGAGATATGACAGAAACAGCTGAGGCTATTGCTCATAGTAATGATTTAAGTAAAAGGATTTACATAGAGGAAGGAACTGATGAAGTTCACAAATTAGGTAAAGTTTTTAATGAAATGTTAGAAACGCTAGAAAATTCATCAAAAAGAGAACGCCGATTTAGTTCGGATGTATCGCATGAGCTTAGAACACCAATTTCTGTAGTAATGGCAGAAAGTGAATATGGAGCAAAATATACCGATTCTATAGAAGATGCAAAAGAATCGTTTGAAGTAATTGAGAGACAAAGTAAGAGAATGGCCTCTATGATTAATCAAATTTTAGAATTAGCCAGGCTAGATAGTCGTTTAGAGATTCCAAAGGAAGAACTCCCTTTATCGGATAAAATAAAACATACATTAGAAGACTATAAAATTCTGTTCGATAATAAGAATATAAAGTTATCGATAAACATAGAAGAAAATATCATAGTTCATGCAAATGAAGCTTTAATTATGAGAATGATAGATAACTTATTATCTAATGCTTTGAAATATGCTGAAACGGAAGTAACAGTTTGTTTAGCTAGAAGAAAGAGTATAATTCTTGAAGTTGCTGATGATGGTATTGGAATAAGTGATAATGAGAAAAAACTTATTTGGGATAGGTTTTATAAAGTAGATAAATCAAGAACAACGACTGAAGATAATTCTTCAGGATTAGGTTTGTCTATTACCCAAAAAATAGTGAAATTGCATGATGGTAAAATAGCTGTTTTTGATAATAAGCCAAAAGGAACAAGATTTGTAGTGAATCTTTAA
- the trpX gene encoding tryptophan ABC transporter substrate-binding protein: MKVNKIFVAFAVLLVCVLGYGFFSSKKGEETKKVDNKEVKVGVLQLLSHPALDQIYKGLEDGLKKEGYEVGKNLKIDLQNAQGDQSNLASMGQKLVTDNNDILVGITTPATLSLSNATKDKPIIMGGITYPVEAGLIKAEDKPGNNITGVSDRTPIKQQLEIMKKVLPNMKKVGILYTASEDNSVKQAQEAEKLAKELGLEVKVSTVANTNDIQQVTESLASQTDAIFVPIDNTIASAMATVVKVTDAKKIPVFPSADTMVADGGLLGLGVDQYQIGVETAKVVAKVLKGADTKDMPIVLANEGVIYLNEAKAKQLGIEIPKEIKDKAKVVDKK, translated from the coding sequence ATGAAAGTAAATAAAATTTTTGTAGCATTTGCGGTATTATTAGTTTGTGTATTAGGTTATGGGTTCTTCTCAAGTAAAAAAGGTGAGGAAACTAAAAAGGTTGATAATAAAGAGGTAAAAGTAGGAGTTCTTCAATTACTTAGTCACCCAGCTCTTGACCAAATTTATAAAGGTTTAGAAGATGGACTTAAAAAAGAAGGATATGAAGTTGGTAAGAACTTAAAAATTGATCTTCAAAATGCTCAAGGTGATCAAAGTAACTTAGCAAGTATGGGTCAAAAATTAGTTACAGATAACAACGATATTTTAGTAGGTATTACAACACCAGCTACTTTATCACTATCAAATGCAACTAAAGATAAACCAATCATCATGGGTGGTATTACTTATCCAGTTGAAGCAGGATTAATTAAAGCTGAAGACAAACCAGGAAACAACATTACTGGTGTAAGTGATAGAACTCCAATTAAACAACAACTAGAAATCATGAAAAAAGTATTACCTAACATGAAAAAAGTTGGTATTTTATACACAGCTAGTGAAGATAACTCTGTAAAACAAGCTCAAGAAGCAGAAAAATTAGCTAAAGAATTAGGATTAGAAGTTAAAGTTTCAACAGTAGCTAATACAAATGATATTCAACAAGTAACAGAAAGTCTTGCTTCACAAACAGATGCAATCTTTGTACCAATCGATAACACAATCGCTAGTGCAATGGCAACAGTAGTAAAAGTAACAGACGCTAAGAAAATTCCAGTATTCCCATCTGCAGACACAATGGTAGCTGACGGAGGACTTTTAGGACTAGGTGTTGACCAATATCAAATCGGGGTTGAAACAGCTAAAGTTGTAGCTAAAGTATTAAAAGGTGCAGATACTAAAGATATGCCAATCGTACTTGCTAATGAAGGTGTTATCTATCTAAATGAAGCAAAAGCAAAACAATTAGGAATCGAAATTCCAAAAGAAATTAAAGATAAAGCAAAAGTAGTAGATAAAAAATAA
- a CDS encoding response regulator transcription factor yields MKILVVEDERDLNRIITKHLKRNNYSVDSCFDGEEALDFVGYSDYDLIITDIMMPNVDGYEFIKRLRESKNNTPVIMLTAKDTLEDKIVGLDSGADDYIVKPFEFDELFARIRVLMRRNYGLATNVIQIDDIVLDISKKQVTRNGENIGLTGKEYEVLEYLMKNKESILSRDQILNHVWDYDYDGASNIVDVIIKNIRKKLDNGTDKTIIYTKRGLGYFVKEK; encoded by the coding sequence ATGAAGATTCTTGTTGTAGAAGATGAACGCGATTTGAATAGAATAATTACTAAACACTTAAAAAGAAATAATTATAGTGTAGATAGCTGTTTCGATGGTGAGGAAGCATTAGATTTTGTTGGTTATAGTGACTATGATTTGATTATTACTGATATTATGATGCCAAATGTTGATGGCTATGAGTTTATCAAAAGGCTTCGCGAGAGTAAAAATAATACACCAGTTATAATGTTAACAGCAAAAGATACTTTAGAGGATAAAATTGTCGGTCTTGATAGTGGTGCTGATGATTATATAGTTAAGCCGTTTGAATTTGACGAACTATTTGCGAGAATAAGGGTTCTAATGAGAAGAAATTATGGTTTAGCGACTAATGTTATTCAAATCGATGATATTGTACTTGATATTTCTAAAAAACAAGTTACTAGAAATGGTGAAAACATTGGATTGACTGGTAAAGAATATGAGGTATTAGAATATCTTATGAAAAATAAGGAGAGTATATTGAGTCGCGATCAGATTCTTAATCATGTTTGGGATTATGATTATGATGGTGCTTCAAATATAGTAGATGTAATTATAAAAAATATTAGGAAAAAACTAGACAATGGAACGGATAAAACTATTATTTATACTAAAAGGGGGCTAGGATACTTTGTTAAAGAAAAATAA
- a CDS encoding nucleotide pyrophosphohydrolase yields MEELKTIITEFREKRGWEKYDTLERFSKSISIEAAELLEHFQWNEEADNIQEIKDELADVLIYALAMCYHLNEDPKKIIKEKLVDVARRYPEK; encoded by the coding sequence ATGGAAGAATTAAAAACTATAATAACCGAATTTAGGGAAAAAAGAGGATGGGAAAAGTATGATACTTTAGAAAGGTTCTCTAAAAGTATTTCAATAGAAGCGGCAGAGCTACTTGAACATTTTCAATGGAATGAAGAAGCAGATAATATTCAAGAGATAAAAGATGAATTGGCAGATGTCCTAATTTATGCTCTTGCAATGTGTTATCACCTAAATGAAGATCCTAAGAAGATAATTAAAGAAAAACTAGTTGATGTTGCAAGACGATATCCAGAAAAATAA
- the atpB gene encoding F0F1 ATP synthase subunit A encodes MEKHTYLITKLFGYDITVNIPSVITTLITVLLTFVIVMFLTSRIKLRPDSKRQNAVELLAYFVSDNVIKGNVNWKKYGKGLWATALTIISLVAVANTIGVLIEVSYNEVVYVNSVTADPTFTFSLALLVIVFTHFAGIKYKGIKHYFGTYTSSGIGITPFKVIEEFTNLMTFSMRLFGNIYAGEILLALLATLTTVGFFGAIAGMAGLVVWKGFSLFIGFIQAYIFTVLTFIYLSHKISDEH; translated from the coding sequence ATGGAAAAACACACATATCTTATTACCAAATTATTTGGCTATGATATAACGGTTAATATTCCTAGTGTAATCACAACTTTAATAACAGTATTGCTTACCTTTGTTATTGTGATGTTTCTAACTAGTAGAATAAAATTAAGACCAGATAGTAAACGTCAAAATGCGGTTGAATTACTTGCGTATTTCGTTAGTGATAATGTCATCAAAGGTAATGTTAACTGGAAAAAATATGGTAAAGGATTATGGGCAACAGCTCTAACAATTATTTCACTTGTTGCAGTAGCAAATACTATAGGTGTATTAATAGAAGTTAGTTACAATGAAGTAGTCTATGTTAATTCTGTAACTGCGGATCCAACATTTACTTTCTCTCTTGCATTATTAGTGATTGTCTTTACTCATTTTGCAGGAATTAAGTATAAAGGAATTAAACACTATTTTGGTACATATACTTCTTCAGGTATAGGTATTACACCGTTCAAGGTTATTGAAGAGTTCACAAACTTAATGACTTTTTCAATGCGTTTATTCGGTAATATCTATGCAGGTGAAATATTATTAGCACTATTAGCTACACTTACAACAGTAGGATTCTTTGGTGCAATAGCTGGTATGGCAGGATTAGTAGTATGGAAAGGGTTCTCTCTATTTATAGGATTTATCCAAGCATATATCTTTACTGTCTTAACATTCATTTATTTATCACATAAAATTAGTGATGAACATTAA
- a CDS encoding MFS transporter, with the protein MDSHSAIEREKLFNKGFITITAINFIVFLIYYCFVVITAKYATSELGATAAQAGFAAGIYIIGTLVARLYIGKKLEIIGRKEILRFGALIYLITTAAYLISSNIIILDIVRFLNGFAYGTISTAANAIVTAYIPRTRNGEGINYYGLSTSLAAAIGPFIGMLLLPITGFNAVIILAIVLSIAVTIACFLFPVKNIQLDEKQKKLLNSWSLNTFIEYRVLFISTVAFLIGLAYSSVLGFLSIYADSLNLSTAGAFFFVVYALIITATRPFAGRIFDARGENAVMYPSFVFLTLGLLMLSFTNGSFMLLFSGALIGLGYGTFMSNGQAVCLKLVDSTKVGIALSTYFIGLDLGLGFGPYALGTVHGILSYQGIYILCAVITIGVTVLYAMFYKGKEVRILKTKTSR; encoded by the coding sequence ATGGATAGCCATTCAGCTATAGAAAGAGAAAAATTATTTAACAAAGGATTTATCACAATAACTGCGATTAACTTTATTGTATTTTTAATTTACTATTGTTTTGTAGTTATCACAGCAAAATATGCCACTTCTGAGTTAGGTGCTACTGCCGCACAGGCAGGTTTTGCCGCAGGTATCTATATTATTGGTACGCTTGTCGCACGTCTTTATATCGGTAAAAAATTAGAAATCATTGGTCGTAAAGAAATTTTACGATTTGGTGCTCTAATTTACTTAATCACAACAGCTGCATATTTAATTTCATCAAATATCATTATTTTAGATATAGTTCGTTTCTTAAACGGATTTGCTTATGGAACTATTTCTACTGCAGCTAACGCAATAGTTACTGCATATATTCCTAGAACTCGTAATGGTGAAGGAATTAATTACTATGGTTTAAGTACAAGTTTAGCAGCTGCTATCGGACCATTTATTGGTATGTTATTATTACCTATTACTGGATTCAATGCAGTAATCATTTTAGCTATTGTATTGTCAATTGCAGTTACAATTGCTTGTTTCCTATTCCCAGTAAAAAATATACAATTAGACGAAAAACAAAAAAAATTACTAAACAGTTGGTCATTAAATACATTTATTGAATATAGAGTATTATTCATCTCTACTGTAGCATTCTTAATTGGTTTAGCATATTCAAGTGTCCTAGGATTTTTATCAATTTATGCTGATAGCTTAAACTTATCTACTGCAGGAGCTTTCTTCTTTGTAGTATATGCACTAATTATTACAGCCACTCGTCCATTTGCAGGTCGTATTTTCGATGCTCGTGGTGAGAATGCAGTTATGTATCCAAGTTTTGTATTCTTAACTTTAGGATTATTAATGTTAAGTTTTACAAATGGTAGCTTTATGTTATTATTCTCTGGTGCACTAATTGGATTAGGCTACGGAACATTCATGTCAAACGGTCAAGCTGTTTGTTTAAAACTTGTTGATTCTACTAAAGTAGGAATTGCACTTTCTACATACTTTATCGGATTAGATCTTGGTCTTGGATTTGGACCATACGCCTTAGGTACTGTTCACGGAATTTTATCATATCAAGGAATTTACATTCTATGCGCCGTTATCACAATAGGAGTAACAGTTCTTTACGCAATGTTCTATAAAGGTAAAGAAGTACGTATCTTAAAAACTAAAACTAGTAGATAG
- a CDS encoding PepSY domain-containing protein, which yields MTKKINNNEIETLEGVYEETMNSNNQYNEQPKKAKRNFLKPLIIGALAVVVTGSVGAYAYDRYEEAQRVKVQEAYSNVKMNVGQQSNQNNNNGNNNNNSNNGDNGSNSNSQNDNQSSNVQNNSNNINTQQNVQNAKSQQEIRSIVAQAISTPEQNINFVKIKPEYEDDYAVQNNGVPLYVYEIEARANGLEYDLKVDAVSGKVLKVEIDN from the coding sequence ATGACTAAAAAAATTAACAACAATGAGATTGAAACACTAGAAGGAGTTTACGAAGAAACAATGAATAGCAATAATCAATATAATGAACAACCAAAAAAAGCAAAGAGAAACTTCTTAAAACCACTTATAATTGGGGCATTAGCAGTAGTAGTAACAGGCTCAGTAGGCGCATATGCATACGATAGATATGAAGAGGCACAAAGAGTTAAAGTTCAAGAAGCTTATTCAAATGTTAAGATGAATGTTGGACAGCAATCAAATCAAAATAACAATAACGGAAACAATAACAATAATAGTAACAATGGTGATAATGGTTCAAACAGTAATTCTCAAAATGATAACCAATCTTCAAATGTTCAAAATAATAGTAATAACATCAATACTCAACAAAATGTACAAAATGCAAAATCACAACAAGAAATTCGCTCTATAGTAGCACAAGCAATTTCAACACCAGAACAAAATATTAATTTTGTAAAAATTAAACCTGAGTATGAGGATGATTACGCAGTTCAAAATAATGGAGTACCTTTATACGTTTATGAAATAGAAGCTCGTGCAAATGGATTAGAATATGATCTAAAAGTTGATGCTGTGTCAGGAAAAGTTTTAAAAGTAGAAATAGATAACTAG
- the atpH gene encoding ATP synthase F1 subunit delta, producing MSKSVLANKIGYSLFEVAKENNTLEEVSYELKEVAKVVNGNPDFVTLMNNPNLEKIKKINLIDASFAGVNKYVVNVVKILAGNLQISLINFVLEQYTELFNKHSRNVVVKAESASPLTEEQLENLKEKIKNELQLENVEINNFVDASLLGGIKLTYNNKVVDATIKAKLNAIKSKISSI from the coding sequence ATGAGTAAGTCAGTATTAGCTAATAAAATTGGATATTCATTATTTGAAGTTGCAAAAGAAAATAACACATTAGAAGAAGTTTCTTATGAGTTAAAGGAAGTTGCAAAAGTAGTTAATGGAAACCCTGATTTTGTTACATTGATGAACAACCCTAATTTAGAAAAAATAAAAAAAATTAACCTGATTGATGCATCATTTGCAGGAGTAAATAAATATGTTGTGAATGTTGTTAAAATCTTAGCAGGTAATCTGCAAATCTCATTAATTAATTTCGTTTTAGAACAGTATACTGAATTGTTTAATAAACATTCAAGAAATGTTGTTGTTAAAGCTGAATCAGCTTCACCTTTAACTGAAGAACAGTTAGAAAATCTAAAAGAAAAAATTAAAAATGAGTTACAACTAGAAAATGTTGAAATTAATAATTTTGTAGATGCAAGTCTTCTAGGTGGTATAAAACTTACTTACAATAATAAAGTAGTTGATGCTACTATAAAGGCGAAATTAAATGCTATAAAATCAAAAATTTCTTCAATCTAG
- a CDS encoding ABC transporter permease, protein MDLFISAISQGMLWGILSLGLFISFRVLNIADMTTEGAYPLGAAVCVICIHNGINPVIATLISIVAGMLAGLVTGFLITVCRIPSLLAGILTMTALLSVNLRIMGRPNLSLINKDTIFSKIQGLNLPTHYDTVFVGIILSGLIIIAMSLFFSTELGQSLIATGDNEKMATALGISTKTMTILGLMLANGIISLAGAILAQNNGYSDVNSGIGVIVVALAAIIIGEVIFKDVSFTTRLICVICGAIIYRLLLVGVLKLNIIGANDFKLVSALVIAIFLTLPQLKLKTKRKDA, encoded by the coding sequence ATGGATCTATTTATTTCAGCGATTTCACAGGGAATGCTGTGGGGTATATTATCGCTTGGATTGTTTATAAGTTTTAGAGTTTTAAATATTGCGGATATGACTACTGAAGGAGCGTATCCTTTAGGAGCAGCTGTCTGTGTTATTTGTATACATAATGGGATCAACCCTGTTATAGCTACATTGATTTCAATAGTGGCGGGTATGTTAGCAGGTCTTGTTACAGGATTCTTAATTACCGTTTGTAGAATTCCAAGTTTACTTGCAGGAATCTTAACAATGACTGCATTATTATCGGTGAACCTTAGAATTATGGGTAGACCAAATTTAAGTTTAATCAATAAAGATACAATTTTTAGCAAAATTCAAGGATTAAACTTACCGACTCATTATGATACTGTATTTGTTGGAATTATTCTTTCTGGATTAATTATTATAGCTATGTCTTTATTCTTTTCAACGGAATTAGGTCAGAGTTTAATTGCAACAGGAGATAATGAGAAAATGGCGACAGCATTAGGTATTTCTACAAAAACAATGACGATTTTAGGATTAATGCTTGCTAATGGAATTATTTCTTTAGCTGGTGCGATTTTAGCACAAAACAATGGTTATTCAGATGTAAACAGTGGTATCGGGGTAATAGTAGTAGCGTTAGCAGCAATTATTATAGGAGAAGTAATCTTCAAAGATGTATCTTTCACAACAAGATTAATTTGTGTAATCTGTGGTGCTATAATTTACAGATTACTGCTAGTAGGAGTATTAAAATTAAATATTATTGGAGCTAATGACTTTAAATTAGTTTCAGCTTTAGTAATTGCTATTTTCTTAACTTTACCTCAATTAAAATTAAAAACTAAGAGAAAGGATGCGTAG
- the atpF gene encoding F0F1 ATP synthase subunit B, whose product MENLVFLATEHSSHQGFNLGNMAINIVAVLILLVLLKKFAWDKLIDMLDERQKLVEGQLDDAAKNQKEALILLEENQEKLKNAQQEIKVMMEDAREQSKVEKQAILEEARKQAEQLKVNAQRDIEDEKKRALEEINKQIADLSVLVASKILEKELDGSTQSEYVDKVIKEVGVK is encoded by the coding sequence ATGGAAAATTTAGTATTTTTAGCTACTGAACACTCTTCTCATCAAGGTTTTAATCTAGGAAATATGGCTATTAACATTGTAGCTGTATTAATCTTATTAGTATTACTGAAAAAATTCGCTTGGGACAAACTTATTGATATGTTAGATGAGCGTCAAAAATTAGTTGAAGGTCAACTTGATGATGCTGCTAAAAATCAAAAAGAAGCACTAATTTTACTTGAAGAAAATCAAGAAAAATTAAAAAATGCGCAACAAGAAATTAAAGTTATGATGGAAGATGCTCGTGAACAATCTAAGGTTGAAAAACAAGCTATTCTTGAAGAAGCGCGTAAACAAGCAGAACAATTAAAAGTAAATGCTCAAAGAGACATTGAGGACGAGAAGAAAAGAGCACTTGAAGAGATCAACAAACAAATTGCTGATTTATCAGTGCTTGTAGCTTCGAAAATTTTAGAAAAAGAATTAGATGGCTCAACACAAAGTGAATATGTTGATAAAGTCATTAAAGAGGTAGGGGTGAAATAA